Proteins encoded by one window of Maliibacterium massiliense:
- a CDS encoding TetR/AcrR family transcriptional regulator codes for MKKQPEVTEQTKRNLRDAFWRLYTQKPLDRISIKEITDLAGYNRGTFYLYYRDVYDIFEQIEDDLLGQVADLLQSACTEENLFDLSRHMGYIVQMARTYSSHVTVLLSDRGDPRFVTRLKELVWPLLRRYVVPSAGRSDYEMALLAEYYLSGLFSIITKWLADGQPMPIDQLIDFVIAHVFAMSTPAPPVDDLA; via the coding sequence ATGAAAAAGCAGCCCGAGGTCACCGAACAGACCAAGCGTAACCTGCGCGACGCTTTCTGGCGGCTCTACACGCAAAAGCCGCTGGATCGCATTTCCATCAAAGAGATTACGGATCTTGCCGGCTACAACCGCGGCACCTTTTACCTGTACTACAGGGATGTGTACGACATCTTTGAGCAGATTGAGGACGATTTGCTGGGCCAGGTGGCGGATTTGCTGCAGAGCGCCTGCACGGAGGAAAACCTTTTTGACCTATCGCGCCACATGGGCTACATTGTGCAGATGGCGCGCACGTACTCCTCCCACGTTACCGTGCTTTTGAGCGACCGGGGCGACCCGCGCTTTGTCACCCGCCTCAAGGAGCTTGTCTGGCCGCTGCTGCGCCGCTATGTGGTGCCCTCGGCAGGGCGCAGCGACTATGAGATGGCGCTGCTGGCCGAATACTATCTCTCCGGCCTGTTTTCCATCATCACCAAGTGGCTGGCGGACGGACAGCCCATGCCCATCGACCAGCTGATCGACTTTGTCATCGCGCATGTCTTTGCCATGTCCACGCCCGCCCCGCCGGTGGACGATCTGGCATAA